AAGCGGGAAGCCCCACCGCGGTGTGGAGACACGGGCAACGGAAAGACGGACCGTTTGCTTTCCGTGCGACGTGAAGGCTTCCTATGAAAACTGCTAAGGAAAGACTCAAATTTAAAACTCCAGGTTTAGAATCTGCAGAACCGGGTTTAACTGACACACACCGGGAATTTCTGCTACGTTTTGAAAACAGAGGCTTCTCCACCTGGGAGGAGAGGGGCGCGAAGCCCGCGGCGCGCCGTGGAGCCCGGCCGCCGGGTTCCCGCCTTTCGGCACCATGGTGACGATGTCACCCGCGGTGCCCGAGAACCCACCCGGGACACCGGGACCCCAGCGACACGCACCGGGCAGCAGGACACAAACCGCGACGTTTCTGGCGAAGACTTTACAGACGATTTTACCCGTAGACCTTTCACAGCCGCGGGAAGCCTGACGGGGTCCGgggggctgcgggagctgcCACAGCTCGGCCGAAGCAGCGCTGACCCACACGGCCGGTCCCGTCCGTCGGTCTCCCGCTCCCTTCAGCCGAGGCGgcccctgctgagctgcagcctcccccggccccgccaggcccgccccggccccaccGAGCCGCCCCCGGCGCCGCCGGGCCCCGAACCCGCGACCCTCCGCACCTCAGCGGGCAGAGCCGGTGCGGCACCGCCGGGCCGCGAGGTGGCGCTGCTGcccgggccgcgccgccgccgccgctcccgctgCCGCTCCCTCCGcagctgccgccgccgccgcctgcgCTCGgccccgcggcccggcccgcacCATGGAGGCGCCCCCCGTCACCATGATGCCCGTCACGGGCGGCACCATCAACATGATGGAGTACCTGCTGCAAGGTAAGCGGCGGCCGCGCCGGCGGGCAGCTCGCTCCCGCCGCCGAGGAGAGCGCCCGCGGGCCTGCGTGCCGCCCGCCAGGCCGCTGCCGCCTCGGGCCCGGGGCTGAGCGGGGGCGGGACGGGGCCGCGCTGTGGGCAGAGGAGCGGGCGGGAGGGGGTGACCGCGGCTCCGTCTCCGCCCGCCCCAGGAAGCGTTTTGGACCAGAGCCTGGAGAGCCTGCTGCACCGGCTGCGCGGGCTGTGCGACAACATGGAGCCCGAGACGTTCCTGGACCACGAGATGGTGTTCCTGCTGAAGGGGCAGCAGGCCAGCCCGTTCGTGCTGCGGGCGCGGCGCTCCATGGACAAGGGCGGCATGCCCTGGCACCTGCGCTACCTGGGGCAGCCGGAGATCGGCGACAAGAACCGGCACGCGCTGGTGCGCAACTGCGTGGACATCGCTACCTCGGACAACCTGACGGACTTCCTGGTGGAGATGGGCTTCCGCATGGACCACGAGTTCGTGGCCAAAGGGCACGTGTTCCGCAAGGGCATCATGAAGATCGTGGTGTACAAGATCTTCCGTATCCTCATGCCGGGAAACACGGAGAGCATTGAGCCGCTCTCCCTCTCCTACCTGGTGGAGCTCAACGTGGTAGCACCAGCGGGACAGGATGTCGTCTCTGACGACATGAGGAACTTTGCTGAGCAACTCAAGCCTCTGGTGCACCTGGAGAAAATTGACCCCAAAAGGCTGATGTGATGGAAAAGATGGGCAGTTACGGCATTGCTTTTGATAAGTGTTCCTGAAGAGAGTGTTTTCCTAACAAGCTTTTTGGGGGCAAATAAAACGGGGAGAGGGGAATAAAGGACAACATATCAGTTTTGTCATTTGCAGTTACTGTTTATTCCTTGTAGATGTGAATCAAAGTGGACACTTGAAATTAATGCCATTCAAAACATCTATAAATGCCAATATTGGTAGTTTTCATTCTTGTGTTGGGAAGCATATTGCCTAACAATCCCAAACGGTCAGACTGACGGGAATTCATTGCTCTGCGTACCGACATCCCGGTGctgtttccttgtttgttttgtttttaagcaccATTCATGCATCCTACCTAGTTATCCTATTTAAGTAATACGTGAAGTTAATACGCTTTAATGCAGGAGGTGTTTAACACAAGCATAAACCCAGGAACTACACCATACAGAAGAGCAAGTGTATACCTATTTACAGTAGAACAGTAAAGTAATAGCGTATCTAACAGGAACAGTTAGGACACAGGATACTTTATAGAGAAACTGTTTCTTATACAACCAAAgttaaaactggaaaacaacTCAGCAGTATTACAGCTGCGAGAGGTTTGCAAACCTGTTAATGCTGTCTGTTTCACTGAAGTTGGGGATGGCAGTCTTCGTTAATGAGAAACCCCTTAGCACCACATAACTCCCTAACAACTAAAAGCAAAGACCACTCCCACAAGAATCTTCAAAATTAGCCTTTTAACAGGTGTATTTTCAACACTGGAGTTTGGGTGAGTGAAGCCATGGCAACCGGGTGCCGTGTGTTCCAcggatggacatggggacacctgtGAAGTTCAGCATCGGCTGGAGAACGCCGTTACGCTGAACACAGCAGTGATTCTCAACAGGGCACAAGCAACGCCATCACCTACGTGACTGCTCATTACCTACACCAGAAATATTTCTCGGAGGGTACAGACACACCTACAATTCTTCTGTTTATATTCGGGCACAACTCGCCTTCATCATCACACTATCTGGATTTCTTATACCATTTCAGAGCATAACCCACCAGGGTGCAAGGGGACTCCCCCAAATCCCAAACTTACTGGTTGCTCTGTGATTTGCTGCAGTCCCACCCCGACAGGTGGGAATCCGCAGGGCTGTGTCGTACCCTGCCACTGTGGCACTGCTTAGGAATCGCTTGCCACGGGCTTCCATGGTCCgtggcttttctcttttgacacagaattttagaaagaagtCCAGTGGGTCAGAACAGTTGAGCACCGTATGCCAGCTTCTCAAAAGGCAGGTACTTTTAAGTACGCAGGTCCTTCCCGTTGCATCTGAAAGGATCTCACTTGGTAATTTACCTTGTAAGTCTCTTTCTAATTAGAGGGGCAAAGAAATTGCAGAGCATTGATATTAATGTAATGATGGTAGAGAGGAAAATCCACATGGAATTTCAGGCAGACCAGCTCAAGCAAAAAGAGACTGGATGGAAAGTTCCTAAATGAAGTTTTTATACTTTAGATGATAGTCTGACTATTGCTTGGGCTAagttctcaaaaataaaagtgatttaATCTTAAATAGTTCTTTTTAAGGAGAATTAGTTTAAACCCTAAAAAGTGCACCAATCCACATTACCGGCTTTCCTAATTCTAGCTGTAGTCTATGTATAGAAGGGGCAGACgtgcagagaaaaaaagcttaCTGCATCAATAGTTACAGCTGAAAAACTGGACCCTTTCAGGCACTTAATGCTCAAAGAGTATATCCCTTTTATCTAACAAAATATACTTTCTCATCCTATAAAACTTAGCTTTTATAGCTGGAGACTAAAGACTATACCAATAATATTAGTAATACACACTGGTAAATTCTGTGGCATAACTAATTATCATTCATTGTATCTAGGGTCAAATTACGTTGTTGTTATACAGACGGCTGCAGAAATGCTCAACCTCCTCTTACTGagaattacattattttaaaaattgcaaacATAACTTACTGAATCAAGAATGCgactgcattattttattttggggaaTTTGTTTTTGCCAGCTAAACCAGCTGCATTTTACAAGGGCAGGGCTTACCTCAGGACTTCGTTGCAATATATTACCCAAGGCAGCAGAGCTCAAGgtgagttttatttctgtgtaagTAATGCCTTCTGTTATTTCACATTGTTCCTCCAGTCTTGCACACTTGTAACGTTTCTACAACTTTACTGATTAGCATATATAAAGTAGAAATCCCTCCATAGCAAATAAAGGCAGGATTGTTATTGATCCATTAGGCACCAGCTACTTCTGCTATTAAGAAAGCTCATCTCTGTTCTTAGAAGTTCTTCATACTTTAGAAAAAGCCACAAGTTTTATCCTCTGGCACTCCTCAGTCCTGGATCTCTATATTCTTCCCATGGAAACATGCTAGTTCTGTGCAAATGAAGACAAGAGCTGAAATAATTTGGAAGTGCTCTATATTAAGAGTATACTGTATGGGAACATCTTTTAACACCCCTCTGACACGCTAGCACAAAATGAGCTTTTTGATGTATAAACTAATTTGGCATTCAAGTTTTCATCTCTGTAATACAAGGAAACTGCTTTCCTGTTAAATGTTTTCCATGtattataatattatatatgACTTTAATCATGATCTAAAAGTTGGTTATAAGGTAAAATGTGTTCTAAATAAGTTTCTCCAAAGCactgaaagttaaaaataaccacaaaccaggatttctttttttcataatttttaatacttttcacttttaaatacTGGTTTTAAATTTGTGATTGTAACATGGAAGAGCCaacttcttttaatttttaaaacttatcaTTAGGATCATAAAGCTATTATAGAACAAACAGTTACACTCTACACACTCAAGGTACTCAAAAAATATGATTCATGTTTTAAGTCTGTAGATGAACAGTGGCAATTAAAATACAGCATTATCTGTACAACTTGACTAAAATACAGGTGGGAAATCTGATTAAAGAGAGTCTGCACAACTTCAGGTAAGCCAGCTCAGCCCAAGTaaataaaaggtattttttttatttttattttttttttatttttttcaaagtgcaTCACATTTTTCACTGGTAAATTTGTCGAAATAAGATGTTCAAGTTCTCAGATAGGAAAACAATGACCATCTCATCCTCATCCCCAAGACAAGTTCTATAGAGTAATTTCCTTCAGATCTAGTTTAGCAATGTCCAAATTCTCCAAACAGACACAGATATTCAGAGAACAATATCTAACAGAGAAGATTGCTGCGTCCTCATCCCTTCACATTGGTTCAGCTCATAAAAACACCCATTCTAGAGTCACAAGCTGCTTCTGCGAAGACCACCACAGCTGTATAATCATCACCGATCCATTAACAGGAAAAAGGGAACTCAGGGCACACAGATGTGTGGCAGTGACTGAAAAGAGGGATGGGCTCAACAGACACAGCAGATTTTATAAAAGCAAGATCCCTCCCAGAAGCAAGGATCTAATGGCTACTTGCACACGGACAGTCTCAGAGGAGAGGCCTACACAGAACTgccttttttccatttgtttctaAAGAGGTCAATTAATATAGATTTCTCAATCTTGCAGCTCCTCAAGAAGCCTCTTACCACTGACTGGGCAGGGCTAGCTGTAGTGAAGTACCAGtgcctttaaaagcaaaacGTATTTTTTACAAATAGTATCTGTAGtgtaattttatttacagaataaaTCGCAAAAGTACATCACATTTAGTGCAAATGC
The Columba livia isolate bColLiv1 breed racing homer chromosome Z, bColLiv1.pat.W.v2, whole genome shotgun sequence genome window above contains:
- the MED18 gene encoding mediator of RNA polymerase II transcription subunit 18 → MEAPPVTMMPVTGGTINMMEYLLQGSVLDQSLESLLHRLRGLCDNMEPETFLDHEMVFLLKGQQASPFVLRARRSMDKGGMPWHLRYLGQPEIGDKNRHALVRNCVDIATSDNLTDFLVEMGFRMDHEFVAKGHVFRKGIMKIVVYKIFRILMPGNTESIEPLSLSYLVELNVVAPAGQDVVSDDMRNFAEQLKPLVHLEKIDPKRLM